From one Oncorhynchus clarkii lewisi isolate Uvic-CL-2024 chromosome 6, UVic_Ocla_1.0, whole genome shotgun sequence genomic stretch:
- the LOC139412367 gene encoding uncharacterized protein yields the protein MLRLTTLVFWLAGICDGVQRLTCPYDLKDEDLPRVWCKETSPQCCSGFSFSRESQSLDAGRLKVTQGVGSFIVDVQGLAQGEGMYWCGVLSSNKTIIKLAEEYFYSGSYVWDILRWILMPLLPMAIIFSYCYLKSKSLQPPIMQ from the exons ATGCTTCGACTGACTACATTGGTTTTCTGGCTTGCTG GCATATGTGATGGTGTGCAGAGACTGACCTGTCCTTATGATCTAAAGGACGAGGACCTCCCCAGGGTGTGGTGTAAGGAGACGTCCCCACAGTGCTGTTCAGGCTTCAGCTTCAGCAGGGAGAGCCAGTCTTTGGATGCAGGAAGGCTGAAGGTGACTCAGGGTGTTGGCTCCTTCATTGTGGATGTCCAGGGCCTGGCCCAGGGAGAGGGAATGTATTGGTGCGGTGTGCTGAGCAGCAATAAAACCATCATCAAACTGGCTGAGGAGTACTTCTACAGCG GTTCCTACGTTTGGGACATTCTTCGCTGGATTCTGATGCCTCTGCTCCCCATGGCGATCATCTTTTCTTACTGTTACTTAAAAAGTAAGTCCTTACAACCTCCAATCATGCAATGA
- the LOC139411110 gene encoding rab-like protein 6 isoform X2, whose protein sequence is MFSALKKLVGSEPGQPRDKSIPAGMQSMNQSLQRRFAKGVQYNMKIVIRGDRNTGKSTLWHRLQGKKFTDDYIPTQEIQATSIHWNYKTTDDVVKVEVWDVVDKGQKYPLPEGVGRGKKRGDTLKVENEPQESDEVALDAEFLDVYKNCNGVIMMFDITKQWTFNYILRELPKVPTHVPVCVLGNHRDMGDHRVILPDDIRQVIANLNRPMGSSYIHYAEASMKNGFGLKYLHRFFNIPFLQLQRETLLRQLETNQLDMDATLEELTVQQETEDQNYEIFLENIETRSKGYGSPGPANGRSPSSGSQSPTVPPSGASTGSSSPGTPHQPTIPAQVPGLQAPSPSPSPPPPVLAAGMVSPTAELQSPTLRQAQSPEHPGPSPLPPASGPAQAPPPQKRGLISRLFGSAPAPEVTATMPEPEPAPVCPANVQSVDDFVPDEGLDKSFLEDSLPSKVKVPQPALDSDSDGEDRENPMVAGYMDELDPDDKEPPLPLPNTPGLLTSKDFTMSSDEEEVEAQPPPISPPVPAVTQDEHLDLDSDSELKKPCTESIMPRAMEPQAPEPLTPAGQLLENTVPQVAEPITLTLTSAPAVALEQPGLPRGKKGGTPGVDSDSDPGAPVAEQMLSFVMDDLDFESEEEAVIQKITKEVFPVRDDVLSDLELSDDDIPPATLIPEPLKPTPVLKPSFQSNNETDLFGLGFTEEATKAKDSSEDLEEKESKHSAKEKKKKKKKSKEEDEKSSKKKHKKDKKKEKDETGTEDDKERKKKKSRTKKMDDLEDFLAGGEGSANREGGDYEEL, encoded by the exons ATGTTTTCAGCTTTGAAGAAGTTAGTTGGTTCTGAACCAGGCCAGCCGAGGGACAAGAGCATCCCTGCTGGCATGCAGTCCATGAACCAGAGTTTACAGAGACGCTTTGCCAAAGGAGTACAGTACAACA TGAAAATAGTTATCCGCGGAGACCGAAATACTGGCAAGAGCACTCTATGGCATCGACTGCAAGGAAAGAAATTCACAGATGACTACATACCCACTCAAGAGATCCAGGCAACCAGCATCCATTGGAACTACAAAA CCACTGATGACGTGGTCAAGGTGGAAGTGTGGGACGTGGTGGATAAAG GCCAAAAATACCCTCTCCCTGAGGGTGTAG GCAGAGGTAAAAAGCGAGGGGACACTTTGAAAGTAGAGAATGAACCCCAAGAG TCTGACGAAGTGGCCTTGGATGCAGAGTTCCTCGATGTTTACAAGAACTGCAACGGGGTGATCATGATGTTTGACATTACCAAGCAATG GACATTCAACTACATCCTGAGAGAGCTGCCCAAAGTACCCACTCATGTTCCAGTGTGTGTCCTAGGCAACCACAGGGACATGGGTGACCACCGTGTCATTCTACCTGATGACATCCGCCAGGTTATCGCTAATCTGAATAG ACCCATGGGTTCCTCCTATATTCACTACGCTGAAGCCTCTATGAAGAATGGATTTGGTTTGAAATATTTACACAGATTTTTCAACATTCCTTTCCTGCAACTTCAG AGGGAGACTCTGTTACGGCAGCTCGAGACCAACCAGTTAGACATGGACGCCACTCTGGAGGAGCTCACCGTGCAGCAGGAGACTGaggatcaaaactatgaaat TTTCTTGGAGAACATAGAGACCCGCAGTAAAGGCTATGGTTCTCCTGGTCCAGCCAACGGCCGGAGCCCCTCCTCGGGCTCCCAGTCCCCTACCGTTCCTCCAAGCGGGGCCTCCACTGGCAGCTCTAGCCCTGGCACCCCTCATCAGCCAACCATCCCTGCCCAGGTCCCCGGCCTCCAGGCCCCCTcgccctcaccctctcctccgcCTCCTGTCCTGGCAGCTGGGATGGTTTCCCCCACAGCTGAGCTTCAATCCCCCACTCTGAGGCAGGCTCAGAGTCCTGAGCATCCTGGACCGTCACCGCTTCCCCCAGCATCAGGCCCTGCCCAGGCCCCGCCTCCTCAGAAACGTGGCTTGATCTCACGCCTCTTTGGCTCCGCCCCGGCCCCAGAGGTGACTGCCACCATGCCAG AGCCAGAGCCTGCCCCCGTGTGTCCTGCTAATGTTCAAAGTGTGGATGACTTTGTGCCAGATGAGGGTCTGGATAAAAGCTTCCTGGAGGACAGCCTGCCCTCTAAAGTTAAGGTTCCCCAACCTGCACTGGACAGTGACAG tgatggagaggacagagagaacccCATGGTGGCAGGTTATATGGATGAGCTGGACCCAGATGACAAGGAGCCCCCGCTGCCCCTACCCAACACCCCGGGCCTTCTCACCAGTAAAGACTTCACTATGTCTAGtgatgaggaggaggtggaagcaCAGCCCCCACCAATATCACCACCAGTACCTGCTGTCACTCAGGATGAACACCTCGACCTTGACAGTGATTCAGAGCTGAAAAA ACCGTGCACTGAGTCCATAATGCCCCGTGCCATGGAGCCCCAAGCTCCGGAGCCTTTGACACCTGCTGGCCAACTCTTGGAGAACACTGTCCCCCAGGTGGCTGAGCCCATCACCCTCACCCTAACCTCTGCACCTGCAGTAGCCCTGGAGCAGCCAGGCCTACccagagggaaaaagggaggaACCCCTGGGGTGGACTCGGACTCTGACCCAGGGGCCCCTGTTGCTGAGCAGATGCTCTCCTTCGTGATGGATGATCTTGACTTTGAGTCTGAGGAGGAGGCAGTCATCCAGAAGATAACTAAG GAGGTTTTCCCAGTCAGGGATGATGTACTGTCTGATCTGGAGCTGTCAGATGATGACATCCCTCCAGCCACGCTGATCCCAGAGCCTCTGAAGCCCACACCGGTCCTGAAGCCCTCCTTTCAGAGTAATAATGAGACCGACCTGTTTGGCTTGGGCTTTACGGAGGAAGCCACCAAAGCCAAGGACAGCAGTGAGGACCTAGAGG AGAAGGAAAGCAAACACTCCGCAAAagaaaagaagaaaaagaagaagaaaagcaAAGAG GAGGATGAGAAGAGCAGCAAGAAGAAGCATAAAAAGGACAAGAAAAAGGAGAAAGATGAGACCGGAACAGAAGATGACAAAGAGAGGAAAAAGAAGAAATCTCGGACCAAGAAAATGGATGACTTGGAGGATTTCTTGGCTGGAGGGGAGGGGTCAGCAAATAGAGAGGGCGGAGACTATGAAGAACTCTAG
- the LOC139411110 gene encoding rab-like protein 6 isoform X1 gives MFSALKKLVGSEPGQPRDKSIPAGMQSMNQSLQRRFAKGVQYNMKIVIRGDRNTGKSTLWHRLQGKKFTDDYIPTQEIQATSIHWNYKIEHGTYKATDDVVKVEVWDVVDKGQKYPLPEGVGRGKKRGDTLKVENEPQESDEVALDAEFLDVYKNCNGVIMMFDITKQWTFNYILRELPKVPTHVPVCVLGNHRDMGDHRVILPDDIRQVIANLNRPMGSSYIHYAEASMKNGFGLKYLHRFFNIPFLQLQRETLLRQLETNQLDMDATLEELTVQQETEDQNYEIFLENIETRSKGYGSPGPANGRSPSSGSQSPTVPPSGASTGSSSPGTPHQPTIPAQVPGLQAPSPSPSPPPPVLAAGMVSPTAELQSPTLRQAQSPEHPGPSPLPPASGPAQAPPPQKRGLISRLFGSAPAPEVTATMPEPEPAPVCPANVQSVDDFVPDEGLDKSFLEDSLPSKVKVPQPALDSDSDGEDRENPMVAGYMDELDPDDKEPPLPLPNTPGLLTSKDFTMSSDEEEVEAQPPPISPPVPAVTQDEHLDLDSDSELKKPCTESIMPRAMEPQAPEPLTPAGQLLENTVPQVAEPITLTLTSAPAVALEQPGLPRGKKGGTPGVDSDSDPGAPVAEQMLSFVMDDLDFESEEEAVIQKITKEVFPVRDDVLSDLELSDDDIPPATLIPEPLKPTPVLKPSFQSNNETDLFGLGFTEEATKAKDSSEDLEEKESKHSAKEKKKKKKKSKEEDEKSSKKKHKKDKKKEKDETGTEDDKERKKKKSRTKKMDDLEDFLAGGEGSANREGGDYEEL, from the exons ATGTTTTCAGCTTTGAAGAAGTTAGTTGGTTCTGAACCAGGCCAGCCGAGGGACAAGAGCATCCCTGCTGGCATGCAGTCCATGAACCAGAGTTTACAGAGACGCTTTGCCAAAGGAGTACAGTACAACA TGAAAATAGTTATCCGCGGAGACCGAAATACTGGCAAGAGCACTCTATGGCATCGACTGCAAGGAAAGAAATTCACAGATGACTACATACCCACTCAAGAGATCCAGGCAACCAGCATCCATTGGAACTACAAAA TTGAACATGGCACATATAAAG CCACTGATGACGTGGTCAAGGTGGAAGTGTGGGACGTGGTGGATAAAG GCCAAAAATACCCTCTCCCTGAGGGTGTAG GCAGAGGTAAAAAGCGAGGGGACACTTTGAAAGTAGAGAATGAACCCCAAGAG TCTGACGAAGTGGCCTTGGATGCAGAGTTCCTCGATGTTTACAAGAACTGCAACGGGGTGATCATGATGTTTGACATTACCAAGCAATG GACATTCAACTACATCCTGAGAGAGCTGCCCAAAGTACCCACTCATGTTCCAGTGTGTGTCCTAGGCAACCACAGGGACATGGGTGACCACCGTGTCATTCTACCTGATGACATCCGCCAGGTTATCGCTAATCTGAATAG ACCCATGGGTTCCTCCTATATTCACTACGCTGAAGCCTCTATGAAGAATGGATTTGGTTTGAAATATTTACACAGATTTTTCAACATTCCTTTCCTGCAACTTCAG AGGGAGACTCTGTTACGGCAGCTCGAGACCAACCAGTTAGACATGGACGCCACTCTGGAGGAGCTCACCGTGCAGCAGGAGACTGaggatcaaaactatgaaat TTTCTTGGAGAACATAGAGACCCGCAGTAAAGGCTATGGTTCTCCTGGTCCAGCCAACGGCCGGAGCCCCTCCTCGGGCTCCCAGTCCCCTACCGTTCCTCCAAGCGGGGCCTCCACTGGCAGCTCTAGCCCTGGCACCCCTCATCAGCCAACCATCCCTGCCCAGGTCCCCGGCCTCCAGGCCCCCTcgccctcaccctctcctccgcCTCCTGTCCTGGCAGCTGGGATGGTTTCCCCCACAGCTGAGCTTCAATCCCCCACTCTGAGGCAGGCTCAGAGTCCTGAGCATCCTGGACCGTCACCGCTTCCCCCAGCATCAGGCCCTGCCCAGGCCCCGCCTCCTCAGAAACGTGGCTTGATCTCACGCCTCTTTGGCTCCGCCCCGGCCCCAGAGGTGACTGCCACCATGCCAG AGCCAGAGCCTGCCCCCGTGTGTCCTGCTAATGTTCAAAGTGTGGATGACTTTGTGCCAGATGAGGGTCTGGATAAAAGCTTCCTGGAGGACAGCCTGCCCTCTAAAGTTAAGGTTCCCCAACCTGCACTGGACAGTGACAG tgatggagaggacagagagaacccCATGGTGGCAGGTTATATGGATGAGCTGGACCCAGATGACAAGGAGCCCCCGCTGCCCCTACCCAACACCCCGGGCCTTCTCACCAGTAAAGACTTCACTATGTCTAGtgatgaggaggaggtggaagcaCAGCCCCCACCAATATCACCACCAGTACCTGCTGTCACTCAGGATGAACACCTCGACCTTGACAGTGATTCAGAGCTGAAAAA ACCGTGCACTGAGTCCATAATGCCCCGTGCCATGGAGCCCCAAGCTCCGGAGCCTTTGACACCTGCTGGCCAACTCTTGGAGAACACTGTCCCCCAGGTGGCTGAGCCCATCACCCTCACCCTAACCTCTGCACCTGCAGTAGCCCTGGAGCAGCCAGGCCTACccagagggaaaaagggaggaACCCCTGGGGTGGACTCGGACTCTGACCCAGGGGCCCCTGTTGCTGAGCAGATGCTCTCCTTCGTGATGGATGATCTTGACTTTGAGTCTGAGGAGGAGGCAGTCATCCAGAAGATAACTAAG GAGGTTTTCCCAGTCAGGGATGATGTACTGTCTGATCTGGAGCTGTCAGATGATGACATCCCTCCAGCCACGCTGATCCCAGAGCCTCTGAAGCCCACACCGGTCCTGAAGCCCTCCTTTCAGAGTAATAATGAGACCGACCTGTTTGGCTTGGGCTTTACGGAGGAAGCCACCAAAGCCAAGGACAGCAGTGAGGACCTAGAGG AGAAGGAAAGCAAACACTCCGCAAAagaaaagaagaaaaagaagaagaaaagcaAAGAG GAGGATGAGAAGAGCAGCAAGAAGAAGCATAAAAAGGACAAGAAAAAGGAGAAAGATGAGACCGGAACAGAAGATGACAAAGAGAGGAAAAAGAAGAAATCTCGGACCAAGAAAATGGATGACTTGGAGGATTTCTTGGCTGGAGGGGAGGGGTCAGCAAATAGAGAGGGCGGAGACTATGAAGAACTCTAG
- the LOC139411110 gene encoding rab-like protein 6 isoform X3, with protein MFSALKKLVGSEPGQPRDKSIPAGMQSMNQSLQRRFAKGVQYNMKIVIRGDRNTGKSTLWHRLQGKKFTDDYIPTQEIQATSIHWNYKTTDDVVKVEVWDVVDKGRGKKRGDTLKVENEPQESDEVALDAEFLDVYKNCNGVIMMFDITKQWTFNYILRELPKVPTHVPVCVLGNHRDMGDHRVILPDDIRQVIANLNRPMGSSYIHYAEASMKNGFGLKYLHRFFNIPFLQLQRETLLRQLETNQLDMDATLEELTVQQETEDQNYEIFLENIETRSKGYGSPGPANGRSPSSGSQSPTVPPSGASTGSSSPGTPHQPTIPAQVPGLQAPSPSPSPPPPVLAAGMVSPTAELQSPTLRQAQSPEHPGPSPLPPASGPAQAPPPQKRGLISRLFGSAPAPEVTATMPEPEPAPVCPANVQSVDDFVPDEGLDKSFLEDSLPSKVKVPQPALDSDSDGEDRENPMVAGYMDELDPDDKEPPLPLPNTPGLLTSKDFTMSSDEEEVEAQPPPISPPVPAVTQDEHLDLDSDSELKKPCTESIMPRAMEPQAPEPLTPAGQLLENTVPQVAEPITLTLTSAPAVALEQPGLPRGKKGGTPGVDSDSDPGAPVAEQMLSFVMDDLDFESEEEAVIQKITKEVFPVRDDVLSDLELSDDDIPPATLIPEPLKPTPVLKPSFQSNNETDLFGLGFTEEATKAKDSSEDLEEKESKHSAKEKKKKKKKSKEEDEKSSKKKHKKDKKKEKDETGTEDDKERKKKKSRTKKMDDLEDFLAGGEGSANREGGDYEEL; from the exons ATGTTTTCAGCTTTGAAGAAGTTAGTTGGTTCTGAACCAGGCCAGCCGAGGGACAAGAGCATCCCTGCTGGCATGCAGTCCATGAACCAGAGTTTACAGAGACGCTTTGCCAAAGGAGTACAGTACAACA TGAAAATAGTTATCCGCGGAGACCGAAATACTGGCAAGAGCACTCTATGGCATCGACTGCAAGGAAAGAAATTCACAGATGACTACATACCCACTCAAGAGATCCAGGCAACCAGCATCCATTGGAACTACAAAA CCACTGATGACGTGGTCAAGGTGGAAGTGTGGGACGTGGTGGATAAAG GCAGAGGTAAAAAGCGAGGGGACACTTTGAAAGTAGAGAATGAACCCCAAGAG TCTGACGAAGTGGCCTTGGATGCAGAGTTCCTCGATGTTTACAAGAACTGCAACGGGGTGATCATGATGTTTGACATTACCAAGCAATG GACATTCAACTACATCCTGAGAGAGCTGCCCAAAGTACCCACTCATGTTCCAGTGTGTGTCCTAGGCAACCACAGGGACATGGGTGACCACCGTGTCATTCTACCTGATGACATCCGCCAGGTTATCGCTAATCTGAATAG ACCCATGGGTTCCTCCTATATTCACTACGCTGAAGCCTCTATGAAGAATGGATTTGGTTTGAAATATTTACACAGATTTTTCAACATTCCTTTCCTGCAACTTCAG AGGGAGACTCTGTTACGGCAGCTCGAGACCAACCAGTTAGACATGGACGCCACTCTGGAGGAGCTCACCGTGCAGCAGGAGACTGaggatcaaaactatgaaat TTTCTTGGAGAACATAGAGACCCGCAGTAAAGGCTATGGTTCTCCTGGTCCAGCCAACGGCCGGAGCCCCTCCTCGGGCTCCCAGTCCCCTACCGTTCCTCCAAGCGGGGCCTCCACTGGCAGCTCTAGCCCTGGCACCCCTCATCAGCCAACCATCCCTGCCCAGGTCCCCGGCCTCCAGGCCCCCTcgccctcaccctctcctccgcCTCCTGTCCTGGCAGCTGGGATGGTTTCCCCCACAGCTGAGCTTCAATCCCCCACTCTGAGGCAGGCTCAGAGTCCTGAGCATCCTGGACCGTCACCGCTTCCCCCAGCATCAGGCCCTGCCCAGGCCCCGCCTCCTCAGAAACGTGGCTTGATCTCACGCCTCTTTGGCTCCGCCCCGGCCCCAGAGGTGACTGCCACCATGCCAG AGCCAGAGCCTGCCCCCGTGTGTCCTGCTAATGTTCAAAGTGTGGATGACTTTGTGCCAGATGAGGGTCTGGATAAAAGCTTCCTGGAGGACAGCCTGCCCTCTAAAGTTAAGGTTCCCCAACCTGCACTGGACAGTGACAG tgatggagaggacagagagaacccCATGGTGGCAGGTTATATGGATGAGCTGGACCCAGATGACAAGGAGCCCCCGCTGCCCCTACCCAACACCCCGGGCCTTCTCACCAGTAAAGACTTCACTATGTCTAGtgatgaggaggaggtggaagcaCAGCCCCCACCAATATCACCACCAGTACCTGCTGTCACTCAGGATGAACACCTCGACCTTGACAGTGATTCAGAGCTGAAAAA ACCGTGCACTGAGTCCATAATGCCCCGTGCCATGGAGCCCCAAGCTCCGGAGCCTTTGACACCTGCTGGCCAACTCTTGGAGAACACTGTCCCCCAGGTGGCTGAGCCCATCACCCTCACCCTAACCTCTGCACCTGCAGTAGCCCTGGAGCAGCCAGGCCTACccagagggaaaaagggaggaACCCCTGGGGTGGACTCGGACTCTGACCCAGGGGCCCCTGTTGCTGAGCAGATGCTCTCCTTCGTGATGGATGATCTTGACTTTGAGTCTGAGGAGGAGGCAGTCATCCAGAAGATAACTAAG GAGGTTTTCCCAGTCAGGGATGATGTACTGTCTGATCTGGAGCTGTCAGATGATGACATCCCTCCAGCCACGCTGATCCCAGAGCCTCTGAAGCCCACACCGGTCCTGAAGCCCTCCTTTCAGAGTAATAATGAGACCGACCTGTTTGGCTTGGGCTTTACGGAGGAAGCCACCAAAGCCAAGGACAGCAGTGAGGACCTAGAGG AGAAGGAAAGCAAACACTCCGCAAAagaaaagaagaaaaagaagaagaaaagcaAAGAG GAGGATGAGAAGAGCAGCAAGAAGAAGCATAAAAAGGACAAGAAAAAGGAGAAAGATGAGACCGGAACAGAAGATGACAAAGAGAGGAAAAAGAAGAAATCTCGGACCAAGAAAATGGATGACTTGGAGGATTTCTTGGCTGGAGGGGAGGGGTCAGCAAATAGAGAGGGCGGAGACTATGAAGAACTCTAG